Within the Legionella pneumophila subsp. pneumophila str. Philadelphia 1 genome, the region AGCTTGATTGCATTGCCATGCAAGTCGCCCAGTGAAATGGAACCTAAATTATCTTCGAATTCATTAGGATAATTGTATATATCGATATTCTTGTTAATGAGACGTTTTGGCATTCCCTAGTCCATGTAAAAAACTCCCCTTCAAAATAAGGGCATACTCAAAGTCGACAATAACAAATATTCACTTTTCATGTAATAACATGGAAGTATTAAATTCATACAATGAACTCCCACTTTAATTACCCTGGAATAGCAGCAAACAAGCTAAATTATTGAACAATTTTTATGGGTTTGGGGAAACATGAATCTTCATATCTATTCCCATTAAACAATCATCTAACCAAAAAACCTATCTGCTATACTTAAACAAGGAAAATAATAGTCAGAGAAAGGAATGAGATTATTATCTTTTAAAAAATCCAAAATTGTTTCAATTGGAACTGAATTGGAGTTTCAGATTATTGATTGCAGTTCATTGTCTCTGGTTTCTCGTTCAAAAGAATTGATGAGAGCCTTAAAAGACATGCGCTATCGCGACCAAATTAAGCCAGAAATTACGCAAAGCATGATTGAAATCAATTCATCAATTCATCAATCCGCTAAAGAAATGTATGACGAACTGTTAGAGCTACAAAAAATTTTAGTAGAAACTGCTGCAAGCATTGATATTGCTTTTTGCGGCGGAGGGACACACCCATTTCAACAATGGACCATGCAAAAAATTTTTCCATCGAAACGATTCAAAAAAAAATTTAACCAATACCGTTATCTCAGCAAGCGCGCTACTGTTTTTGGACAACATATTCATATCGGCTGCCCAACAGGAGACGATGCTATTTATTTAACTCATGCCTTGGCAAGATATGTCCCTCACTTTATTGCAATCAGCGCTTCATCGCCTTTCTATCTGGGTATTAATACAAATTATTGCTCATCACGCTCGACTATTTTTAATGCTTTTCCATTAAGTGGTGTCATTCCCTATCTGAGAAATTGGCAAGAATTCTCTGATTATTATCGCAAAATGTATCGTTGGAAAATCATTGAAAATATGAAAGACTTTTATTGGGACATTAGACCAAAACCAGAACTTGGTACAATAGAAATAAGAGTCTGCGACACCCCTTTAACTCTTAGAAAATCGATTCTTATTACTGCTTATATTCAAGCATTGGCACTCTATCTCCTCGAAGA harbors:
- a CDS encoding YbdK family carboxylate-amine ligase, with the protein product MRLLSFKKSKIVSIGTELEFQIIDCSSLSLVSRSKELMRALKDMRYRDQIKPEITQSMIEINSSIHQSAKEMYDELLELQKILVETAASIDIAFCGGGTHPFQQWTMQKIFPSKRFKKKFNQYRYLSKRATVFGQHIHIGCPTGDDAIYLTHALARYVPHFIAISASSPFYLGINTNYCSSRSTIFNAFPLSGVIPYLRNWQEFSDYYRKMYRWKIIENMKDFYWDIRPKPELGTIEIRVCDTPLTLRKSILITAYIQALALYLLEEKSVQLSHDLYYVYNYNRFQASRHGLEGELTVTDKDRPIPIMDDILETIKKIEQYINGLGNSEYIEELYSDVINKQNDSVLINKIYKQDGSFSKLVAAQCELWLSDSKDRKWMTQPS